A genomic stretch from Streptomyces venezuelae ATCC 10712 includes:
- a CDS encoding cation:proton antiporter, whose protein sequence is MHSALFLIEFGAIILGLGLLGRVAGRLKFSPIPLYLLAGLAFGTGGLLPMGASEEFVAIGAEIGVILLLLMLGLEYTASDLVSNLKTQYPAGLVDFGLNAVPGAVAALLMGWGPVAAVVLAGVTWISSSGVIAKVMGDLGRVGNRETPVILSILVLEDLAMAVYLPIITALLAGVSLAAGSATLAIALGVAGAVLFIAVRFGRHISRFVSSDDPEKLLLVVLGLTLLVAGIAQQLQVSAAVGAFLVGIALSGEVAEGTHTLLSPLRDLFAAVFFVFFGLHTDPASIPPVLLPALALAVVTAGTKIATGYWAAKRAGIGVKGRWRAGGTLVARGEFSIVIAGLAVTAGIEPAMGPLATAYVLILVVIGPLTARYTEPVAAWVSSRRTPPGPAALAAVPSQPVSPEDFKDQAQDPAGRA, encoded by the coding sequence GTGCATTCCGCTCTGTTCCTGATCGAGTTCGGTGCGATCATCCTCGGCCTGGGCCTGCTGGGCCGGGTCGCCGGGCGCCTGAAGTTCTCCCCCATCCCCCTGTACCTCCTGGCCGGCCTCGCCTTCGGCACCGGCGGACTGCTGCCCATGGGCGCCAGCGAGGAGTTCGTCGCGATCGGCGCCGAGATCGGCGTCATCCTCCTGCTTCTCATGCTCGGCCTCGAGTACACCGCCTCGGACCTGGTCTCCAACCTCAAGACCCAATACCCCGCCGGCCTGGTCGACTTCGGCCTCAACGCGGTCCCCGGCGCCGTGGCAGCACTCTTGATGGGCTGGGGCCCGGTCGCCGCCGTGGTCCTGGCAGGCGTCACCTGGATCTCCTCCTCAGGGGTGATCGCCAAGGTCATGGGCGACCTGGGCCGGGTCGGCAACCGCGAGACCCCGGTCATCCTGTCCATCCTGGTCCTCGAAGACCTCGCGATGGCGGTCTACCTGCCGATCATCACCGCCCTCCTCGCCGGCGTGAGCCTCGCCGCGGGCAGTGCGACCCTGGCCATCGCCCTCGGCGTCGCCGGAGCGGTCCTGTTCATCGCCGTGCGCTTCGGGCGCCACATCTCCCGCTTCGTCTCCAGCGACGACCCCGAGAAACTCCTCTTGGTGGTCCTCGGCCTGACCCTGCTCGTCGCCGGCATCGCCCAGCAGCTCCAGGTGTCGGCCGCCGTCGGCGCGTTCCTCGTCGGCATCGCCCTCTCCGGTGAGGTCGCCGAGGGCACCCACACGCTGCTCAGCCCGCTGCGCGACCTGTTCGCCGCGGTGTTCTTCGTGTTCTTCGGCCTGCACACCGACCCCGCGAGCATCCCGCCCGTGCTGTTGCCCGCGCTCGCGCTCGCCGTCGTCACAGCGGGTACGAAAATCGCCACCGGGTACTGGGCGGCGAAGCGCGCCGGGATCGGCGTCAAGGGACGCTGGCGGGCCGGCGGCACGCTGGTGGCCCGCGGCGAGTTCTCCATCGTCATCGCCGGACTCGCCGTCACGGCCGGCATCGAGCCCGCGATGGGCCCGCTCGCGACCGCGTACGTGCTGATCCTCGTGGTGATCGGCCCGCTGACCGCCCGCTACACCGAACCTGTGGCCGCGTGGGTGAGCAGTCGCCGCACCCCGCCGGGGCCGGCTGCCTTGGCCGCGGTGCCGTCCCAGCCGGTATCCCCGGAGGACTTCAAGGACCAGGCGCAGGATCCGGCCGGCCGCGCGTGA